A region of Bradyrhizobium sp. SZCCHNS1050 DNA encodes the following proteins:
- a CDS encoding class I SAM-dependent methyltransferase, translating to MIRQVPGKVVELNYHGIFRGTAKQLPHYAEDIMSALPGYGVQPGDLVLEVGANDGTFLRELRNRGYHNLLGVEPSTQLAEFSRQSGLEILNAYFDRRLAAEIRATRGPVRAVICRHTLEHVPDIREFTQAIADVLADDAISLIEVPDADWVVTNLFAHEIWDEHITYFRNRSLARIHRDCGLAPVNLQRQRFRDTRNLLCWSRPARSGSPAESGLPEDEADFEAVAQFQSRWDALSARLRTMLRASPKPVVGIGASHIQLNFLNFAGLGDLVDVLVDDDTVKAGRFAPLVRPVPIRSTAEILASMRQGTLLRMAFPYPQWEDRIEGELRAHGVVSIRPYDVLQAAQ from the coding sequence TTGATCCGGCAGGTCCCGGGCAAAGTCGTCGAGCTCAACTACCACGGCATTTTTCGCGGGACGGCGAAGCAGCTGCCGCATTACGCCGAAGACATCATGTCGGCTCTGCCGGGGTATGGCGTGCAGCCCGGCGATCTGGTTCTCGAGGTCGGTGCCAACGACGGCACCTTCCTTCGCGAGCTTCGCAACCGCGGCTACCATAATCTTCTCGGCGTCGAGCCTTCGACACAGCTTGCTGAATTTTCCCGGCAGTCCGGTCTCGAAATTCTGAACGCGTATTTCGACCGCCGGCTCGCCGCGGAGATTCGTGCGACACGTGGACCCGTGCGTGCCGTCATCTGCCGCCACACGCTGGAACACGTGCCGGACATTCGCGAGTTCACCCAGGCGATCGCCGATGTGCTGGCTGACGATGCGATCAGTCTGATCGAGGTGCCCGACGCCGATTGGGTCGTGACCAATCTGTTCGCGCATGAGATCTGGGACGAGCACATCACGTATTTCCGCAACCGTTCGCTGGCCCGGATCCACAGGGATTGCGGACTCGCCCCGGTAAACCTGCAGCGACAGCGCTTCCGCGACACACGCAACCTGCTGTGCTGGTCCAGGCCGGCGCGGTCGGGATCTCCAGCGGAGAGCGGCCTGCCCGAGGACGAGGCGGATTTCGAAGCCGTGGCGCAATTCCAGTCCCGGTGGGATGCATTGTCGGCCCGCCTCAGGACCATGTTGCGCGCCAGCCCGAAGCCGGTGGTCGGCATCGGAGCGTCCCATATCCAGCTCAACTTCCTGAATTTTGCCGGCCTCGGCGATTTGGTCGACGTCCTGGTGGACGACGACACCGTCAAGGCCGGACGTTTTGCGCCATTGGTGCGCCCAGTGCCCATCCGCTCCACGGCCGAGATCCTGGCTTCGATGCGTCAGGGGACATTGCTGAGAATGGCTTTTCCCTATCCCCAGTGGGAAGACCGCATCGAGGGTGAATTGCGGGCCCATGGTGTCGTCTCGATCCGGCCTTACGACGTCCTGCAAGCTGCGCAATGA
- a CDS encoding acyltransferase gives MPLLDHLRFLAAGLVILFHTVLETRGTGRPAETFHIALIDQGHVGVGLFMVISGFIMMTMFMGRDVEPLKFYYNRALRIYPLLILIVSFGYFTTPDPRPTAAGINFLMSLLPISNLYRLQYGSFGGHLWTIAVELQFYLLLPILLRFRRRYGRLAFYGGVLGIAFALRAAQYALTGTAHALSYFSLFGSIDLFIGGMIAAEIYQHLQQRKVEYEPWLVLATLAAIGVVIAMMFSVPSFFHVDWQHVSIDSVSRSNKWVIWPLLQAMMWSVFLLLYLRSRSQIWGSAILANLGKCSYSAYIWHILVIALLKTKLMWLSSYALGLFLVLPVTLLIALVSYHLIELPFLHLRSTYQQRPEEADADRYGATEQVKVAAGR, from the coding sequence ATGCCACTGCTCGACCACCTGCGCTTTCTGGCGGCGGGCTTGGTGATCCTATTTCATACCGTGCTCGAGACCAGAGGCACGGGCCGGCCGGCAGAGACCTTCCATATCGCCCTGATCGACCAGGGCCATGTCGGCGTCGGGCTGTTCATGGTGATCAGCGGGTTCATCATGATGACGATGTTCATGGGGCGTGACGTCGAGCCGCTGAAATTCTACTACAACCGTGCCCTGCGCATCTATCCGCTCCTGATCCTGATCGTGAGTTTCGGCTATTTCACGACGCCGGACCCGCGGCCGACAGCGGCCGGAATCAATTTCCTGATGTCGCTGCTGCCGATCTCAAATCTCTATCGCCTGCAATACGGCAGCTTCGGAGGCCATCTGTGGACCATCGCCGTCGAATTGCAGTTCTATCTGCTCTTGCCGATTCTGCTGCGGTTCCGACGCCGCTACGGCCGACTTGCGTTCTACGGCGGCGTGCTCGGGATCGCCTTCGCGCTTCGTGCCGCGCAATACGCCCTGACCGGAACGGCACACGCGCTGTCGTACTTCAGCCTGTTTGGCAGCATCGATCTATTCATCGGGGGAATGATCGCGGCCGAGATCTATCAGCATCTGCAGCAGCGCAAGGTCGAGTACGAACCGTGGCTGGTACTCGCTACGCTCGCTGCGATCGGTGTCGTCATCGCGATGATGTTTTCCGTTCCGTCGTTCTTTCACGTCGACTGGCAGCATGTCTCGATCGATTCCGTCAGCCGCAGCAACAAGTGGGTCATCTGGCCGCTGTTGCAGGCCATGATGTGGAGTGTATTCCTTCTTCTCTATCTCAGGTCGCGGTCCCAAATCTGGGGATCTGCGATCCTCGCCAATCTCGGCAAGTGCAGCTATTCGGCCTACATCTGGCACATCCTGGTCATCGCGCTGCTGAAGACCAAGCTGATGTGGTTGTCGTCCTACGCGCTTGGGTTGTTCCTGGTGCTGCCCGTCACGCTACTGATCGCGCTGGTCAGCTATCATCTCATCGAGTTGCCATTCCTGCATCTGCGTTCGACTTACCAGCAGCGCCCCGAGGAGGCTGATGCCGATCGCTACGGAGCGACCGAGCAGGTGAAGGTGGCGGCCGGCCGGTAA
- the asnB gene encoding asparagine synthase (glutamine-hydrolyzing) produces the protein MCGIVGLLRPGGGDEAQLSAIARGMADRLAHRGPDADGIWARPETGVAFGHRRLAVLDLTDAGAQPMRSDCGRFVVTFNGEIYNHLELRAELEAAGLAPNWRGHSDTETLLVAVRRWGVEAALQRLSGMYAFGLWDERERTLTLGRDRFGEKPLYYGWSGGDLVFASELKAFSAHPGWAPQLDRAALTAFLRYAYVPAPLSIWSGIRKLSPASFVTFQADSRAGALPEPVGYWSLRDHVVAAQTRRVSDEAEAVAQLERLLSAAIRRQCLSDVPLGAFLSGGIDSSTVVALMQAQAAQPVRTFSIGFREGGFDEAAEARLVAAHLGTAHTELYVEPHTARDVIPLLPTMYDEPFADSSQIPTHLVAKLARQQVTVSLSGDGGDELFGGYNRHVWGVALQSRLFRWPATLRSALALAMRTLSPERADALARLAQPFVPRRLNVRRAGDQIAKLARIIDADSGDQLYRRLCSLDDAPSRTVLQAQESETWSGRQMAGITGELDPLDRMTLADALSYLPDDVLQKVDRAAMAVALETRVPFLDKEVVEFAATVPPAMKVRDGRGKWLLRQVLYRHVPPRLVDRPKTGFGIPLDAWLRGPLKSWASDLLAAPRLAGQGLFDPGMVQQRLGEHMSGARNHGHWLWNVLMAEGWYDAWGPAR, from the coding sequence ATGTGCGGGATAGTGGGTCTGCTGCGGCCGGGCGGGGGTGACGAAGCTCAGCTTTCCGCAATAGCGCGTGGGATGGCGGACCGTCTCGCCCATCGCGGGCCAGACGCAGACGGCATCTGGGCACGGCCCGAAACGGGGGTCGCGTTCGGTCACCGCCGCCTTGCGGTGCTCGACCTGACCGACGCCGGCGCGCAGCCCATGCGCAGCGATTGCGGCCGCTTCGTCGTGACCTTCAATGGCGAGATCTACAACCATCTGGAGCTGCGCGCCGAGCTCGAGGCCGCGGGCTTGGCCCCCAACTGGCGCGGACATTCGGACACGGAAACGCTCCTGGTCGCGGTGAGGCGATGGGGCGTGGAAGCAGCGCTCCAGCGCCTCTCCGGCATGTATGCTTTCGGGTTGTGGGACGAGCGCGAGCGCACGCTCACCCTCGGGCGTGACCGCTTTGGCGAGAAGCCGCTGTATTATGGCTGGAGCGGCGGCGACCTTGTCTTCGCGTCGGAGCTGAAGGCGTTTTCGGCGCATCCGGGCTGGGCGCCTCAACTCGACCGGGCGGCCCTGACCGCATTCCTGCGTTACGCCTACGTCCCGGCGCCGTTGTCGATCTGGTCCGGGATCCGCAAGCTGTCGCCCGCATCGTTCGTCACCTTTCAGGCCGACAGTCGTGCCGGCGCGCTTCCAGAGCCGGTCGGCTACTGGTCGCTGCGGGACCATGTGGTGGCGGCGCAGACCAGGCGAGTCTCCGACGAGGCCGAGGCGGTCGCGCAGCTCGAACGCTTGTTGTCGGCGGCGATCCGGCGCCAGTGCCTGTCGGACGTGCCGCTGGGCGCCTTTCTGTCGGGTGGGATCGATTCCTCGACCGTGGTCGCCCTGATGCAGGCCCAGGCGGCGCAACCCGTGCGGACCTTCTCGATCGGCTTTCGGGAAGGCGGGTTCGACGAGGCTGCCGAGGCTCGCCTGGTGGCTGCCCATCTCGGAACAGCCCACACCGAGCTCTATGTCGAACCACACACGGCGCGTGACGTGATCCCGCTGCTGCCGACGATGTACGACGAGCCCTTTGCCGACTCCTCGCAGATCCCGACCCATCTCGTTGCAAAGCTCGCTCGCCAGCAGGTCACGGTCTCGCTGTCGGGCGACGGCGGCGACGAACTGTTCGGCGGTTATAATCGCCACGTCTGGGGCGTGGCCCTCCAGTCGCGCCTGTTCAGGTGGCCGGCTACGCTCAGGTCAGCGCTGGCGCTGGCAATGCGGACGCTCTCTCCGGAGCGCGCCGACGCGCTCGCGCGGCTCGCGCAACCCTTCGTTCCCCGCCGGCTCAACGTGCGCCGCGCCGGCGACCAGATCGCCAAGCTGGCCCGCATCATCGATGCGGATTCGGGTGACCAGCTTTACCGCCGCCTGTGCTCGCTGGACGACGCACCATCCCGGACGGTGCTGCAGGCTCAGGAGAGCGAGACGTGGTCGGGACGCCAGATGGCCGGGATCACAGGAGAGCTCGATCCACTGGATCGCATGACGCTGGCTGATGCCTTGAGCTATCTGCCGGACGACGTGTTGCAAAAGGTCGACCGTGCGGCAATGGCCGTTGCCTTGGAGACGCGGGTGCCGTTCCTCGACAAGGAGGTCGTGGAGTTTGCCGCAACCGTTCCACCGGCGATGAAGGTTCGTGACGGGCGCGGCAAATGGCTGCTGCGGCAGGTGCTCTATCGCCACGTTCCGCCCAGGCTCGTGGACCGTCCGAAGACCGGGTTCGGCATTCCTCTCGATGCCTGGTTGCGAGGGCCCCTGAAATCTTGGGCGTCGGACCTGCTCGCGGCGCCACGTCTGGCAGGGCAGGGGCTGTTCGATCCAGGCATGGTCCAGCAGCGGCTCGGCGAGCATATGAGCGGTGCGCGCAATCATGGGCACTGGCTGTGGAACGTGTTGATGGCCGAGGGCTGGTATGATGCCTGGGGGCCGGCGCGGTAG
- a CDS encoding class I SAM-dependent methyltransferase has translation MNDQAQTKEPQYELLFRVKEEHGISRFGLMANESWNKDPRRTLFTLARYKFVSKMFEGRQRVLEIGCADAFGTRLVQQTVGHITATDFDPLFIEDVRERMDKHWPMDTLVHDLLSGPIPGTFDAVYALDVLEHIEPSVERQFLQNALGSLGPHGVAIFGMPSLESQVYASPQSKVGHINCKTMPDFKKLMEEYFHSVFMFSMNDEVVHTGYHKMAHYLFALGTHKK, from the coding sequence GTGAACGATCAGGCTCAGACCAAAGAACCGCAATATGAGTTGCTGTTTCGCGTCAAGGAAGAGCATGGCATCAGCCGCTTCGGGCTGATGGCCAACGAGTCCTGGAACAAGGATCCGCGCCGTACGCTGTTCACGCTGGCGCGCTACAAGTTCGTTTCGAAGATGTTCGAGGGACGTCAGCGCGTGCTCGAAATCGGGTGTGCCGACGCGTTCGGTACCCGTCTGGTGCAGCAGACCGTCGGCCACATCACGGCGACCGATTTCGACCCGCTGTTCATCGAGGATGTCCGGGAGCGGATGGACAAGCACTGGCCGATGGACACCCTGGTCCATGATCTGCTGTCCGGTCCCATTCCTGGCACGTTCGATGCGGTCTACGCTCTCGACGTGCTCGAGCACATCGAACCGTCGGTCGAGCGGCAGTTCCTGCAGAACGCCCTGGGCTCGCTCGGGCCGCACGGCGTGGCGATCTTCGGCATGCCCTCGCTCGAATCGCAGGTCTATGCGTCGCCGCAGAGCAAGGTCGGGCATATCAACTGCAAGACGATGCCGGATTTCAAGAAGCTGATGGAAGAGTACTTCCACAGCGTCTTCATGTTCTCGATGAACGACGAGGTGGTTCATACCGGCTATCACAAGATGGCTCATTATCTTTTTGCACTCGGCACTCACAAGAAGTGA
- a CDS encoding glycosyltransferase family 2 protein yields MELALQPERTRIAERLDVSAVLPNYNHARYLPDAVRALASQQPPPAEIIVVDDASTDDSLEVLAKLSQQIGTLRVVRHEKNAGAIAALNRGLSEARYELVYFGAADDLTAPGLFARLTGALARHPEAAFASGEAKLVDLEDRSLGIRPPVRPSQSERFFSPPEVVELLRRSDNWILTGAALFRRNLVREAGGFAAAARSFTDGLLARHLALKSGFVYVPAVFVTWRVNPAGYSRSATSQADVARQTIESMRRLIAADPLFPPWYPELLERRWRFSVGRVAVVESGPAGADVLTQFCARSSIDRLIYRIAGALGQRLGSVVSLGWLFLRERPMLLRDLFLTTLSRRIRGA; encoded by the coding sequence ATGGAACTGGCTCTTCAGCCGGAGCGGACGCGCATTGCGGAACGTCTCGACGTCTCCGCGGTGCTGCCGAATTACAATCATGCGCGGTATCTCCCGGATGCCGTGCGTGCTCTGGCGTCGCAGCAGCCGCCTCCTGCTGAGATCATCGTTGTGGACGATGCCTCGACCGACGACAGTCTCGAGGTGCTCGCGAAGCTCAGCCAGCAGATCGGCACGCTCCGGGTCGTCAGGCACGAAAAGAATGCCGGAGCCATTGCCGCGCTCAATCGCGGTCTGAGCGAGGCTCGCTACGAGCTCGTCTATTTCGGCGCGGCCGACGATCTCACCGCACCCGGGCTGTTCGCGCGGCTGACCGGCGCGCTGGCGCGGCATCCTGAGGCTGCGTTTGCCTCCGGCGAGGCGAAGCTCGTCGACCTCGAGGATCGTTCCCTCGGAATCCGTCCGCCGGTGCGGCCGTCGCAGTCCGAGCGGTTTTTCTCGCCGCCCGAAGTGGTCGAGCTGCTCAGGCGCTCTGACAATTGGATCTTGACCGGTGCGGCCCTGTTCCGGCGCAATCTGGTCAGGGAGGCCGGCGGCTTCGCTGCCGCCGCGCGTTCGTTCACGGACGGACTGCTCGCGCGCCACCTCGCGCTGAAGAGCGGCTTCGTCTATGTTCCGGCGGTATTTGTAACTTGGCGTGTCAATCCCGCAGGGTATTCGCGATCGGCGACTTCGCAGGCCGACGTTGCGCGCCAGACCATCGAGAGCATGCGGCGCCTGATCGCGGCCGATCCGCTGTTCCCGCCCTGGTACCCGGAGCTGCTTGAGCGCCGCTGGCGCTTTTCGGTCGGGCGGGTTGCGGTGGTCGAGTCAGGGCCAGCCGGAGCGGATGTCCTTACTCAATTCTGCGCACGCAGTTCGATCGATCGATTGATCTACCGCATCGCCGGCGCACTTGGGCAGCGTTTAGGTTCGGTTGTTTCGCTCGGCTGGCTATTCCTGCGCGAGCGTCCAATGCTGCTTCGCGATCTGTTTCTCACCACGCTTTCGCGCCGGATCCGCGGCGCATAG
- a CDS encoding class I SAM-dependent methyltransferase: protein MAYREFVSLVHKSTKRDYLARVTQRDKADVAEMAIKYDYDYWDGSRETGYGGYKYDGRWRKVADAMIATYGIKPGMRVLDVGSGKGFILHDFREAIPDLEVAGIDVSSYGIEHTMESVKPFCQVGTAAKLPYPDKHFDLVISINTLHNLYNYDLDAALREMERVSRGAKYLCVEGYRNEREKVNLMYWQLTCRIFHTPEEWAFEFKRSGYTGDHEFIYFE, encoded by the coding sequence ATGGCCTATCGCGAGTTCGTCAGTCTCGTCCACAAATCGACCAAGCGCGACTATCTCGCGCGCGTTACCCAGCGCGACAAGGCCGATGTCGCCGAGATGGCGATCAAGTACGACTACGACTACTGGGACGGCAGCCGCGAGACCGGCTATGGCGGCTACAAATATGACGGCCGCTGGCGCAAGGTCGCCGATGCGATGATCGCGACCTACGGCATCAAGCCCGGCATGCGCGTGCTCGACGTCGGCTCCGGCAAGGGCTTCATCCTGCACGATTTCCGCGAAGCCATCCCGGATCTCGAGGTCGCCGGCATCGACGTCTCCTCCTACGGCATCGAGCACACGATGGAGAGCGTGAAACCGTTCTGCCAGGTCGGCACCGCGGCCAAGCTGCCCTACCCCGACAAGCACTTCGATCTGGTCATCTCGATCAACACGCTGCACAACCTCTACAACTACGATCTCGATGCCGCCCTGCGCGAGATGGAGCGCGTCAGCCGCGGCGCCAAGTATCTCTGCGTCGAAGGCTACCGCAACGAGCGCGAGAAGGTGAACCTGATGTACTGGCAGCTCACCTGCCGCATCTTCCACACGCCCGAGGAATGGGCCTTCGAATTCAAGCGCTCCGGCTACACCGGCGACCACGAATTCATCTATTTCGAATGA
- a CDS encoding acyltransferase, protein MKPSMVCASSGAGGQPGGGVIKENVPSLTGLRFIAALTVVVSHIFAMMVKVPGSGSILHTLLSVVGSLSGAGMTLFFVLSGFVIHMNYGHAMSTPTGLWNFFAARFARLYPLYLFFLCLDLSMKLGYHQFKLERLEALPYYLTLTQTWLYKTIDGNALVYQYGLVPAVSWSISTEWFFYLCFPVICLAMALLRTPRALLIAIAAFCVAAFALVTFVNLRAPQIAAYGVTQFGPIAGESQDGIYRWLAYFSPYVRVLEFALGCLASALLRVLPPSNERENRFGFWLMTGAILGAAGLQYVMFGRTSTSALIVALHMNFGFAPFLAVIIFGCIRYNNVIVRVLSARPIVLAGEASYSIYLCHMVVINAFRYEVPAVTDHQIWAAVLPQISITLAAIIGLSLVLWFLIEMPARRIVRRWLTISPRVRPDLQVATTG, encoded by the coding sequence TTGAAACCAAGTATGGTGTGCGCCTCGTCCGGCGCAGGGGGCCAGCCGGGGGGCGGAGTGATTAAGGAGAACGTACCGAGTCTGACCGGGCTGCGATTCATCGCGGCGTTGACGGTCGTCGTCAGCCACATTTTCGCGATGATGGTCAAGGTGCCGGGGAGCGGCTCGATTCTGCATACGCTGCTGAGCGTCGTCGGAAGCCTGTCCGGCGCCGGCATGACTTTGTTCTTTGTCCTGAGCGGCTTCGTCATTCACATGAACTATGGCCACGCGATGTCCACGCCGACGGGGCTGTGGAATTTCTTTGCCGCGCGCTTCGCCAGGCTCTACCCGCTTTATCTCTTCTTTCTCTGCCTCGATCTGTCGATGAAGCTCGGCTACCACCAGTTCAAGCTGGAGCGGCTGGAAGCACTGCCTTATTACCTGACGCTGACCCAGACCTGGCTCTACAAGACCATTGATGGCAATGCGCTGGTCTATCAATACGGGTTGGTGCCAGCCGTATCCTGGTCGATCAGTACCGAGTGGTTCTTCTATCTCTGCTTTCCGGTGATCTGCCTTGCGATGGCGCTGCTGCGAACTCCGCGAGCGCTGCTGATCGCCATCGCCGCGTTCTGCGTTGCAGCGTTTGCACTCGTCACGTTCGTCAATCTGCGGGCACCGCAGATCGCCGCCTATGGTGTCACTCAGTTCGGCCCGATCGCCGGCGAAAGCCAGGATGGCATCTACCGCTGGCTGGCTTACTTTTCGCCTTATGTCCGGGTGCTTGAATTCGCCCTGGGCTGCTTGGCCTCGGCTCTGCTGCGGGTCCTGCCGCCGTCGAACGAGCGCGAGAACCGTTTTGGCTTCTGGCTCATGACCGGAGCCATCCTGGGGGCCGCCGGGTTGCAGTACGTCATGTTCGGGAGGACCAGCACGTCCGCGCTCATCGTAGCGTTGCACATGAACTTCGGCTTCGCGCCATTCCTCGCCGTGATCATCTTCGGCTGCATCCGATACAACAACGTCATCGTGAGGGTCTTGTCGGCCCGACCGATCGTCTTGGCGGGAGAGGCGAGTTACTCGATCTATCTGTGCCACATGGTTGTGATCAATGCGTTCCGGTACGAGGTGCCGGCGGTGACCGATCATCAGATCTGGGCGGCGGTCCTCCCCCAGATCTCGATCACGCTTGCGGCGATCATCGGCCTGTCGCTCGTGCTGTGGTTTCTGATCGAGATGCCAGCGCGGCGGATCGTCAGGCGCTGGCTGACGATCTCGCCGCGTGTGCGTCCCGATCTTCAGGTTGCGACGACCGGCTGA
- a CDS encoding TIGR04372 family glycosyltransferase has product MMPPASRQESGLLEKLLRHGLRFAANAVTSLLLPPLARWKYGGSLKSYQPNHLLHVGNQYLFQNRIERALEFYLAAFDKDPESRWVSGAHLLQHVNATPLKTDVYFSLLKSVSSVPGYVVPDLEKALLLNAIERDPDRLEAAFGGIPRGRLGYKALEALGSKALGIGRNRLGLDAFQQALLQRPNNPVLLEQIGVTEFLTGLYPNSESSFTFADFQKELERSHLGVADSPYAILDRTWLAAIGHVAFLDTYIKACMLGWYSAKKSLLIYEQSNPPAGWPLFKFFSKHIEIVATERKVHQELDAIVLKGVPPDDDDRLQRMRVALTRPFWYGPDGDGRIRWYGPFGAAVETAWKEQGRQALFALDQHERKSFRRLMKQLYGLPEDAWFILLHVREPGFHSTWHEFHAGTRNADIKSYDAVIDFVRSKGGWVIRGGDASMTPLEPREGVIDYATGAHKHPALDIYLCAECAYFVGTNSGFSLIPPVFGKKCALTNWSPIAIPNWYLDDLYIPKLVRKVSEGRHLSFKEMYASFTGWSQFMRDFKNTDFVIEDNTPEDLRDLAEELHEQVFGLAAEAEAADEQRLQRFNAIATANGSYVGSQMGRRFLNKYAHLLDDPAGLSAADVTKPEGRIARN; this is encoded by the coding sequence ATGATGCCCCCAGCTTCACGACAGGAGAGTGGCCTGCTGGAGAAACTGCTCAGGCATGGCCTCAGGTTCGCCGCCAATGCGGTGACCTCGCTGCTCCTGCCGCCGTTGGCGCGCTGGAAATATGGCGGCTCTCTCAAGAGCTACCAGCCCAATCATCTGCTTCATGTCGGCAATCAGTACCTGTTCCAGAACCGGATCGAGCGGGCGCTGGAGTTCTACCTGGCGGCTTTCGACAAGGACCCTGAAAGCCGTTGGGTGTCGGGTGCGCACCTGCTTCAGCACGTCAACGCAACGCCGTTGAAGACGGACGTCTATTTCAGCCTCTTGAAGTCGGTCTCTTCGGTGCCGGGCTATGTCGTGCCCGATCTGGAAAAGGCGCTGCTGCTGAACGCGATCGAGCGGGATCCGGACCGTCTGGAAGCCGCCTTCGGCGGCATTCCGCGCGGTCGTCTCGGCTACAAGGCACTGGAGGCGCTCGGATCGAAGGCGCTGGGCATCGGACGCAACCGGCTGGGGCTCGATGCCTTCCAGCAGGCGTTGCTGCAGCGTCCCAACAACCCGGTTCTGCTCGAGCAGATCGGGGTCACCGAATTCCTCACCGGTCTCTATCCCAACTCCGAATCCAGCTTCACTTTCGCGGACTTCCAGAAGGAGCTTGAACGCAGCCATTTGGGCGTCGCCGACTCGCCTTATGCGATCCTTGATCGCACCTGGCTCGCCGCGATCGGTCACGTCGCGTTCCTCGACACTTACATCAAGGCCTGCATGCTCGGCTGGTACAGCGCCAAGAAGTCGCTGCTGATCTACGAGCAGAGCAATCCCCCGGCCGGCTGGCCGCTATTCAAGTTCTTCTCCAAGCACATCGAGATCGTTGCCACCGAGCGCAAGGTGCACCAGGAGCTGGACGCCATCGTTCTCAAGGGGGTCCCGCCGGACGATGACGACCGCCTGCAACGCATGCGCGTCGCTCTGACGCGTCCGTTCTGGTACGGCCCGGATGGTGACGGCCGGATCAGATGGTACGGTCCGTTTGGCGCCGCTGTGGAGACCGCCTGGAAGGAGCAGGGCAGGCAAGCCCTGTTCGCCCTGGACCAACACGAACGCAAGAGCTTTCGCCGGCTCATGAAGCAGCTCTATGGCCTGCCTGAGGATGCCTGGTTCATCCTGCTGCATGTGCGCGAGCCGGGCTTTCATTCGACTTGGCACGAGTTCCATGCGGGGACGCGGAATGCCGACATCAAGTCCTACGACGCGGTGATCGATTTCGTCCGCAGCAAGGGTGGCTGGGTGATCCGGGGCGGCGACGCGTCGATGACGCCGCTCGAACCGCGCGAGGGGGTGATCGACTACGCAACGGGTGCGCATAAGCATCCCGCGCTCGACATCTACCTTTGTGCGGAATGCGCCTATTTCGTCGGAACCAATTCCGGATTCAGCCTCATTCCTCCCGTCTTCGGCAAGAAGTGCGCGCTGACCAATTGGAGTCCGATTGCGATCCCCAACTGGTATCTGGACGATCTCTATATTCCCAAGCTGGTCCGCAAGGTGAGCGAGGGACGCCATCTCAGCTTCAAGGAGATGTATGCGTCCTTTACCGGCTGGAGCCAGTTCATGCGCGACTTCAAGAACACCGATTTCGTCATTGAAGACAACACGCCGGAAGACTTGCGCGATCTGGCCGAGGAGTTGCACGAGCAGGTGTTTGGGCTGGCTGCCGAAGCTGAAGCAGCAGATGAGCAGCGGCTGCAACGCTTCAACGCCATTGCCACGGCGAACGGCTCCTACGTCGGCAGCCAAATGGGGCGGCGCTTCCTGAATAAATACGCGCATCTCCTCGACGATCCAGCTGGCCTGTCAGCGGCCGACGTCACGAAGCCCGAGGGCCGGATCGCGCGCAATTGA
- a CDS encoding SDR family oxidoreductase, whose product MRAVVVGASGFVGRTILARLGAERAIGTGHRNTRGGLDHFDALTHGFADLRPAMRGEFSHVIVAHGAINPEQCARDPEGTARINVDSIIRLVSEVIAAGLTPVFLSTDYVFDGTRGLRREDEPQCPNTEYGRQKAKVEQWLQGRSEPWLIARLSKVVSGDRNIHSVLGQWVNDICDGKLMRSATDQIISPLHVDDIAGALIELMEKCATGIYHVAGPDPISRYDLNKLLVGCIQAVDPNVRATVEPCSLRDIPFLEQRPLNTSLSVEKLQTTVKYPLRSMAQVCREIAEAQFKAQ is encoded by the coding sequence ATGCGCGCAGTCGTCGTCGGTGCATCAGGATTCGTCGGCCGGACCATTCTGGCCCGGCTCGGTGCGGAGCGCGCGATCGGGACAGGCCATCGCAATACCCGCGGCGGCCTGGATCATTTTGACGCGCTGACGCATGGTTTTGCCGACCTGAGGCCGGCGATGCGAGGTGAGTTCAGCCACGTCATCGTGGCGCACGGCGCGATCAATCCCGAACAGTGTGCGCGAGACCCCGAAGGCACGGCCCGGATCAACGTCGACAGCATCATCCGGCTCGTCTCGGAGGTCATCGCTGCGGGGCTGACGCCGGTGTTCTTGTCGACGGACTACGTGTTCGACGGCACGCGCGGCCTGCGCCGGGAGGACGAGCCGCAATGCCCCAACACGGAGTACGGACGGCAAAAGGCCAAGGTGGAGCAATGGCTACAGGGTCGTTCGGAACCATGGCTGATTGCCCGCCTATCGAAGGTCGTGAGCGGCGACCGCAACATCCATTCGGTACTCGGGCAGTGGGTGAACGATATCTGTGACGGCAAGCTGATGCGCAGCGCGACCGATCAGATCATCTCGCCGCTGCATGTCGACGACATCGCAGGGGCCCTGATCGAACTGATGGAGAAGTGCGCCACGGGGATCTATCATGTCGCCGGCCCCGATCCGATCAGCCGCTACGACTTGAATAAATTGCTGGTTGGCTGCATACAGGCCGTCGATCCAAACGTGAGGGCGACGGTCGAACCTTGCAGTCTGCGTGACATCCCATTCCTGGAGCAGCGCCCTCTCAATACGTCGCTGTCGGTCGAAAAGCTGCAGACAACAGTCAAATACCCGCTCCGTTCGATGGCGCAGGTCTGCCGCGAGATCGCAGAGGCGCAGTTTAAAGCGCAGTGA